TTTGGCCCCATGTCTTGGATTTTAGCCGCCGCTTTTACTAATGAATATTCACCAGAAAGCTGTCTTGCTTCTTCGTCATTGATTGTAATAACATCTACACGTTTAATAACGTCTAATAATTCTGGAAGAGCGCAGTCCATCCAAAAGTTCATAGTATCTAAAACTACTAATTTTGGTTTTTTCTCCATTTGATCTAGAACACTGCTTTGCACTAATGGATGTAAGTTTCCTAACATCACAACATCAGCATCTTTGTAGTTTTGAGGAACTTTTGGCTGAAAATCAGCTAAAACGTTTAACTCGGTTACAAGAGTGTCTCTAGAATTTAAATCGTTGTGGTATAAACCGCTCCAGAAAAAAGTCTTTCCTCCTTTTACAATTTCGACACCAGAGATATCAATATTTTTTGAAGTTAAAAGATCTAAATGTTCTTGAGGGAAATCGTCGCCAACTACAGAAACAATGGCCGATTGCAAGTTAAAAAATGATGCCGATAATCCGATGTAGGTTGCAGCACCACCTAATATTTTATCTGTTTTTCCGAAAGGAGTTTCAATCGCGTCGAAAGCAACTGTTCCAACAATCAATAATTTATTCATTTTATGAATTTCGAATTAGGGTGCAAAGATACTTCATAAGTTACAATCTTGCAATGGTTTGGGTTCTCAAAATTTTCTTAAAAAAATGACAACGATTTCGAAGTAAAACTATTGTAAATGAATTGGTTAAAATTGAATTTTTAACGAGATTAAAATATGTTTTTTAGATTAAAGATGCAAGTTTTTTGAAAATAATTGCGAATAATTTACAATTGATTTTCTTCTTATGATTAAAACTCCAATGATTAAAATGATTTTAAGTTAATCGTTGCTTTACTATAGTGGGTTTAGGGATAAATTAAGGGAATATCGAAAAGGTGAAGCAAAACCCAACCACACTATCTTTCTTTTAAACCAGTTAGTCAAAATCCATTTTAGATTTAGTTGTTGTTAGTCGAAGCTTTTTTCTAAATCTAATTTGGCTAATTTTAGGCTAGGTTTATTTATTTTTAATATTGATGCTTTAATTTTGCTTCTATCTTTTTGAGTTATAACTGTAGGAATTAGATTTTCAAGTTTGATGTGAAATAAACGATGAATAATTATTAAATCTCTATTGGTAAAAGGGCTAATTCCATTCATGAGTTCTGACATATAAGATTTACCATGACCTAAAATTACACCTAAATCTTGTTGGTTTATACCATGTTTAGAAATTTTATCTTTAATTATATTTTTTCTGTTTTCTAAAAATATTCTTTCTTGTTCCGCGATAAATTCTGCTAAATCACTTTCTTGTATTTTTTCATCTGAAACAATTGAATCTTTATTCCAATGTTCATTTTCATATTCTTTAATAATTGCTCGAAGTTGTTTTCTTTGGTCTGTTAATTCGGGGTGGTCTTTCACAAGCAATCGAAGTTTTCTATCTAGAATCATTGCTCTTTCAAGACCAATTTCATCAGAAATAGCACCTTTTTTTAATATCTGTTTTAAATCTATTTGTGTTTTCATGTTTTTAATTATTGCTAAGGTTTTTTATGAAATATGTCCTTTATCTTTTAACCATTTCTTGATTGTATTTTTATTGTTTTTGAATGTGGTTTCATATTCATCATGATTTCCACACCATACTATCGTTGCTTCATCGTCTTCAAATTCTATCAATATAAAAACTCTATGAATATTAATGTCAAAAAAATAAAAATCATCATAAACACAATCCGCATCTGCTCTTTCATTAATAATATCTAATTTATTGCTCCAATTGCTGTTTTTAAAATCATTAAATAATTTATCTATTGCATTGTGTAATAACATGTTTCCCTTATTCTTTCTTTTCAGTTTCTCTAAATGCTTTATTCCAATTATTTCCATAATGACTACAAATATATGTATAAAAGTTCTGAAATAATTAGAACTTTTAGAATTTTTGATTTGCGAGTTGTTTTTTGATTTGCAATAAGGTATCGTCTAGGATTCGATCTGTTTACGTATTTGCTATCAAAATAGGTTGGGTATTCTCTGCTAAGATAAAAAAAAGTCTTCAAGAAAATAAAACGTCTGGTAACTACAAAATCAGCAATTGTGTAAACCAATTTTTAGCGATATTGCCCATCTTTTTTTTTTACTTCTGATTTTTTAGGTTACTTATATTTTTTATCCAATTAATAGCATCTTTCATAGGTTCTTCATCGTTTGAAAATGCTGTATTGTGACCCAAGTTCGGAAACAATTTATATTCATATTGTTTTCCTTTAGATTTTAGTTTATCAAGATATTCGACTGATAGCTTTACAGGAACTTGAATGTCTTTGCCTCCAAAAATCCAAATTCCTGAAATTGATAATTTAGAAAGAACATCATTAGGATTCGTATCAATAAACTCATATTTGTCAGGGTCATTAAACACATGTTTTCTTGTATCTTCTTCGGAGTGTGTGTCCCAAAAATTTTGATCTCCATTGGTATAAAATTGGAATCTCAATTGTTCTTTAACTGTTATAAGTGCTCCGCTAAATATGGTCATAAATTTAACTTTCTTATTTTTCTCAGCAGCCAATGGAATTATCCATCCAGCTTGACTACCACCTATTAAGCCTATTGCTATTTTATCATTGGGTAAAGATTTAGATAAGGTATTTACAGCGGCACTCGCATCTAAAGACAAAAGATTTAGGTTTGAAAAGTCAACATTGTTAGTTCCTACTTCAGGGCCGGCATATACACCAGCTGATTCTCCAACGCCACGTTTATCATAGGTTAAAACTGCAATTCCATTATTGGCTAGGGTTGTAGCAAAGTCTATCATTCTTTTTTCTTGTCCAGATCCATGAACAATCACAACGGCTGCTTCTATGTTCTTAGGTGTAAAAATGGTTCCAGCGAGAGAAACTCCTTCACTAACAAATTTTATTTCCTCAGTAGTAAAGTTTGGCTGAATTGCAGATGCATAATTAGTCACAACTAACAATAATAGTAAGATAGAATATTTGAATGTTTTTTTTGTTCTTAGAACATGTTTAAAAATTACTGTTTTATTTTTCATTTCAAATCTATAGTTCATATTTCTTATCAAAATAATTCTTCAAAATCCCAATCTGAACCAAGATCATAAAAGGAACAATTAAAATCGCATATAAGGTGTTTTTAGAAAAATGAATTCCTGAAAAAGTGTTCGAGATTTTATCAGAATATAATTTTCCGATTTCGTCAATTTTAAAATTGTTTTCAGAAACAGAAAAAAGAGAAACGTAAATGACTAAAGCGGCTAAAGCCAATCCGATAGAAATCCAAACGGGTTTAGAAATTAATGGTTTATATGCTTTGAGTTTTTTCTCTTCTAATACATGAACTTCAGCCATTATTTTAGAAGTAAAATCTATTGATGGCGACTGCAGTTTGTCTTCAGCCATCATTTTCTCAATAAGTTGTTCTATATTTTTATCGCTCTCTTTCATAAAATTCTATTATTTCTGGTTCTAACTGCTGTCTCAAAATTACGGCTAATTTCTGTCGGCTCCTAAATAATTTTACTTTGGCATTATTGGCCGACACATTCATGATCTTTCCGATTTCTTCTAAATTCTGATCATCAAAGTAAAAAAGAGTTAAAAGGAAGTTTTCATCACTGGGTAATAAATTTAAACATTTCTGAATCGTTTGCTTTCGTTCTTTTTCTTCTAAAGCACTTAGCGCATTATCCATCGTTTTAATTAAATGGGATGAAAATTCATCTATCGAAATGTTTAAATCTTCTTTTTTGTTTTTCTTTAATCTGTCCAGACACGTATTATAAGCAATCTTGTAAATCCAAGTCGAAAATTTCGATTCTCCTTTAAATTTATTTAATGAATTGTAAATCTTAATAAACGTATCCTGAGCAACTTCTTCAGCTTCTTCACGGTTTTTAACCATTTTTAAAGCCAAAGTAAAGATCATATCCTTATAACGATCCACAAGAACAGCGAAGGCATTGGTTTCGCCCTGTAGAATTTTATCGATATAATGTTGATCGGTTAATGTGCTCATAATTATATAGGACGACAGTTTGTTTGTTTAGGTTACAAGAAAATTGAAAATAAAATTCCAATTTTTTGAAATTCCAACTTAGAAATCTTATATATAAGAATTGAACTTTGGCAAAGTTTGACTGCAATACTGTCGTCTGAGCTTTTCAAAGAAAATGCACAATCTTTGTCGAGTCTCGTGTGTGTGATCTCTCCTCCGTCGAGATGACAAAAATATCATTGTTAGTTTTTTTTATTCAAAATTAATTGTTAATCAATTAGTTTTGGAATTTGGAATTTAAAAATTGAATTTTTTTCTAAAAACTTGTAACCTCAATTAAAAAAGCCTCGTCCTATGGAATATATCAATCAATTAAAAACATAAATATCATGGATTCAAAAATTTTAATTCCAATAAGCTTATTCTTAATGATCTTCGGGATTGTTTATCTTATTTATTCAACAAGAAATAGAGAACGTATGGCTCTTATAGAAAAAGGTGTAGATGCCAGTATTTTTATGCAAGGAAAAGCAAACAGAGTTCCAGCTTGGAAAATCTTTGTAGTAAATATAGCATTCTTGCTAATAGGTAGCGGTGTTGGAATTTTTATTGGATTACTTATTACAACTTATACTTCACTTGACGATGGAGCGGTTTATCCTGCAATTATTTTCATCATGTCAGGAATAGGGCTTTTGACTGGATTTAAAACAGCAAAAGATTTAGATAAAGAGTAATCAATAAAATAGGACGAGTACAAAAAACGCATCAGTTATTTGATGCGTTTTTTTATTCTTTAGAAGCGACAGTTTCGTAATAAACATCCACCGAAAGTTTGGGTTGCATGGATGCCATAACGGCCAATTGATCACAGCGTTCGTTTTGCGGATGATTGTTGTGTCCTTTGATCCATTTGAAATCGACTTGGTGTTTTCGGTAGGCAATTAAAAAACGTTTCCATAAATCTGGATTTTTTTTGTCTTTGTATCCTTTTTTCTCCCATCCAAAAACCCATTTCTTTTCGACAGAATCCACCACATATTTAGAATCTGAAACCACAAGCACTTTCATGTTTGGGTTTTTCAATTTTTCTAAACCGACAATTACAGCAAGAAGCTCCATTCGGTTATTAGTTGTTAGGCGAAAGCCTTCGTAAAATTCTTTTTTATATGGAGTGCCTACCAATTCCATTACCACGCCGTAACCGCCATTTCCAGGATTTCCTTTTGCCGCGCCATCTGTATATATATGTACTTCGTGCATTTTTTAATTGTAGATTTTAGACTTTAGATTAAATATCCTTTGTCTAAAATAATTGATATTGATTTTTGAATTGGACTTTATTCTCCTAATAATCTATGAATAATTTCTGGAAAGTGTTTTTGTTCTAGTTCGTGAATCTTTTCTGCAACAGTTTCAGGAGTGTCTTCGTCATTTATTGCAACGTTTGCTTGGAAAATAATACCGCCTTCATCGTAATGTTCATTTACATAATGAATAGAAATTCCGGTTTCTTTCTCCTTATTATTTACTATTGCTCTATGAATGTGCATTCCATACATTCCTTTGCCTCCGTATTTAGGTAAAAGTGCTGGATGGATGTTGATTATTTTATTTGGATATTGTTCAATTATGTTTTCTGGGAATTTTAATAAGAAGCCGGCAAGAACGATCAAATCCGGGTCGATTTTTTGTATTTTTTGTAATACATTTCGTTTTAAAAGTTCGTTTTTTTCGAAGATTTCAACTGGAATTTGATGATTTTTTGCTCTGTCGATAACTTTTGCTGAAGCATTATTTGTAAAAATTGAAACAACCTTTGCAATTTCAGTATTCGAAAAATATTTTATAATGTTCTCTGCGTTAGTTCCTGATCCTGAGGCAAAAACGATGATTTTTTTCATAATTGAATTTATTTTGAGAATGCAAAAAACGGAATAAAAAACGAAAATAAATAGCTTTCAAACGGCTTTCTTGAAATTAATTTTATAAATTAGTGTCACATTTATAAACTAAATAGTTGTTTTAAAATAAAGTTTTTTATTTTTGCCAACAAATTAAATTCTAAAATTAAAGATTATGTCAGACATTGCATCAAGAGTAAAAGCGATTATCGTAGACAAATTAGGTGTTGACGAAAACGAAGTTGTAACAGAAGCAAGCTTCACTAATGATTTAGGAGCTGACTCATTAGACACTGTTGAGCTTATTATGGAATTCGAAAAAGAATTTGATATTCAAATTCCAGACGATCAAGCAGAAAACATTGCTACTGTTGGTCAAGCTATTTCTTATATCGAAGAAGCTAAAAAATAATAATACCACACCCGATTTCTAAAAATCCCAATTTTTTTGAAATTCCAAATTCCAATTGGAATTTGATTTTTGAAATTTGAAATTTTTAAGGATCGGGTGTTATTATTTTTTTAAATTTTAAAATTAGATTGATATTCAATCAAAAAGATATATTTATATTGTAATTCCCATGGCTCTTAAGTAACAACAAGTTAAGAAAGCGTGGGTTTTATTTGTTTAAAGTACAAAACACATATTTATGGCATTAAGGCGAGTTGTTGTAACAGGATTAGGTGCACTTACTCCTATAGGGAATAATATCCAAGAATATTGGAACGCACTTGTGAATGG
This portion of the Flavobacterium panacagri genome encodes:
- a CDS encoding PfkB family carbohydrate kinase, with translation MNKLLIVGTVAFDAIETPFGKTDKILGGAATYIGLSASFFNLQSAIVSVVGDDFPQEHLDLLTSKNIDISGVEIVKGGKTFFWSGLYHNDLNSRDTLVTELNVLADFQPKVPQNYKDADVVMLGNLHPLVQSSVLDQMEKKPKLVVLDTMNFWMDCALPELLDVIKRVDVITINDEEARQLSGEYSLVKAAAKIQDMGPKYVVIKKGEHGALLFHNREVFFAPALPLEEVFDPTGAGDTFAGGFSGFIAQSENISFGNMKNAIIYGSNLASFCVEKFGTERMENLSKAEVAIRLQQFKSLTQFDIEI
- a CDS encoding transcriptional regulator is translated as MKTQIDLKQILKKGAISDEIGLERAMILDRKLRLLVKDHPELTDQRKQLRAIIKEYENEHWNKDSIVSDEKIQESDLAEFIAEQERIFLENRKNIIKDKISKHGINQQDLGVILGHGKSYMSELMNGISPFTNRDLIIIHRLFHIKLENLIPTVITQKDRSKIKASILKINKPSLKLAKLDLEKSFD
- a CDS encoding type II toxin-antitoxin system HigB family toxin, with the translated sequence MLLHNAIDKLFNDFKNSNWSNKLDIINERADADCVYDDFYFFDINIHRVFILIEFEDDEATIVWCGNHDEYETTFKNNKNTIKKWLKDKGHIS
- a CDS encoding alpha/beta hydrolase family protein, which gives rise to MKNKTVIFKHVLRTKKTFKYSILLLLLVVTNYASAIQPNFTTEEIKFVSEGVSLAGTIFTPKNIEAAVVIVHGSGQEKRMIDFATTLANNGIAVLTYDKRGVGESAGVYAGPEVGTNNVDFSNLNLLSLDASAAVNTLSKSLPNDKIAIGLIGGSQAGWIIPLAAEKNKKVKFMTIFSGALITVKEQLRFQFYTNGDQNFWDTHSEEDTRKHVFNDPDKYEFIDTNPNDVLSKLSISGIWIFGGKDIQVPVKLSVEYLDKLKSKGKQYEYKLFPNLGHNTAFSNDEEPMKDAINWIKNISNLKNQK
- a CDS encoding RNA polymerase sigma factor, producing the protein MSTLTDQHYIDKILQGETNAFAVLVDRYKDMIFTLALKMVKNREEAEEVAQDTFIKIYNSLNKFKGESKFSTWIYKIAYNTCLDRLKKNKKEDLNISIDEFSSHLIKTMDNALSALEEKERKQTIQKCLNLLPSDENFLLTLFYFDDQNLEEIGKIMNVSANNAKVKLFRSRQKLAVILRQQLEPEIIEFYERER
- a CDS encoding DUF6249 domain-containing protein gives rise to the protein MDSKILIPISLFLMIFGIVYLIYSTRNRERMALIEKGVDASIFMQGKANRVPAWKIFVVNIAFLLIGSGVGIFIGLLITTYTSLDDGAVYPAIIFIMSGIGLLTGFKTAKDLDKE
- the rnhA gene encoding ribonuclease HI is translated as MHEVHIYTDGAAKGNPGNGGYGVVMELVGTPYKKEFYEGFRLTTNNRMELLAVIVGLEKLKNPNMKVLVVSDSKYVVDSVEKKWVFGWEKKGYKDKKNPDLWKRFLIAYRKHQVDFKWIKGHNNHPQNERCDQLAVMASMQPKLSVDVYYETVASKE
- the purN gene encoding phosphoribosylglycinamide formyltransferase, encoding MKKIIVFASGSGTNAENIIKYFSNTEIAKVVSIFTNNASAKVIDRAKNHQIPVEIFEKNELLKRNVLQKIQKIDPDLIVLAGFLLKFPENIIEQYPNKIINIHPALLPKYGGKGMYGMHIHRAIVNNKEKETGISIHYVNEHYDEGGIIFQANVAINDEDTPETVAEKIHELEQKHFPEIIHRLLGE
- a CDS encoding acyl carrier protein; this translates as MSDIASRVKAIIVDKLGVDENEVVTEASFTNDLGADSLDTVELIMEFEKEFDIQIPDDQAENIATVGQAISYIEEAKK